From one Buchnera aphidicola (Cinara strobi) genomic stretch:
- the eno gene encoding phosphopyruvate hydratase, with product MSKIKKIFSREILDSRGYPTIETEVHLNSGHIGRSSVPSGASTGSKEALELRDGEVNRFFGKGVQKAVKYINKNLSKALFNKIADHQKEIDYFMIELDGTKNKSKFGANTILSVSLSIAKAVASQKNIPFYSYISHLNNSKNQFSIPLPMVNIINGGAHANNNIDIQEFMIQPIGAKNIKQAVQISSEIFHKLGIILKEKGHSTCVGDEGGYAPNLKSNEETLSIISLAVEQAGYSLGEEVAFAIDCAASEIFNKNTNRYQLKSEKKEFTSQEFTHYLEELTKKYPIISIEDGQHENDLEGFIYQTKILGKKIQLVGDDLFVTNKKILKKGIKNKIANSILIKLNQIGTLTETLETIQLAKKNQYSTIISHRSGETEDTSISDLAVGTSAGQIKTGSVCRSERTAKYNRLIRIEEFLPLQKETFKKKIDHFNILKKNF from the coding sequence ATGTCAAAAATAAAAAAAATATTTTCTAGAGAAATTCTAGATTCTAGAGGATATCCTACTATTGAAACTGAAGTTCATTTAAATAGCGGGCATATTGGACGCTCTTCTGTCCCATCAGGCGCTTCAACTGGATCCAAAGAAGCATTAGAATTAAGAGATGGTGAAGTAAATCGTTTTTTTGGAAAAGGGGTACAAAAAGCAGTAAAATATATTAATAAAAATCTCTCAAAAGCATTATTTAATAAAATAGCTGATCATCAAAAAGAAATAGATTATTTTATGATTGAATTGGATGGGACAAAAAATAAATCAAAATTTGGAGCCAATACCATTCTTTCTGTTTCTTTATCAATAGCAAAAGCTGTTGCATCTCAAAAAAATATACCATTTTATTCATATATTTCCCATCTAAATAATTCAAAAAATCAATTTTCTATTCCATTACCAATGGTAAATATCATTAATGGAGGCGCTCACGCTAATAACAATATTGATATTCAAGAGTTTATGATACAACCAATTGGAGCTAAAAATATAAAACAAGCTGTTCAAATAAGTTCAGAAATTTTTCACAAATTAGGTATAATTCTAAAAGAAAAAGGACATTCAACTTGTGTTGGAGATGAAGGAGGATATGCTCCTAATTTAAAATCTAACGAAGAAACTTTGTCTATTATTAGTTTAGCGGTAGAACAAGCAGGATATAGTCTAGGGGAAGAAGTAGCTTTTGCAATAGATTGCGCTGCTTCAGAAATATTTAATAAAAATACGAATAGATATCAGTTAAAAAGTGAAAAAAAAGAATTTACTTCTCAAGAATTCACTCATTATCTAGAAGAATTAACTAAAAAGTATCCAATTATATCTATAGAAGATGGGCAACATGAAAATGATTTAGAAGGATTTATATACCAAACAAAAATTTTAGGAAAAAAAATACAACTTGTTGGAGATGATTTGTTTGTAACTAACAAAAAAATTCTAAAAAAGGGAATTAAAAATAAAATTGCAAATTCTATTTTAATTAAACTAAATCAAATAGGAACCTTAACTGAAACATTAGAAACGATTCAATTAGCAAAAAAAAATCAGTATTCTACAATAATATCACATCGATCAGGGGAAACTGAAGATACTAGTATTTCTGATCTTGCTGTAGGAACATCAGCCGGTCAAATAAAAACAGGATCAGTATGTAGATCTGAGCGAACAGCAAAATATAATAGACTTATTAGAATAGAAGAATTTTTACCACTTCAAAAAGAAACATTCAAAAAAAAAATTGATCACTTTAATATACTTAAAAAAAATTTTTAA